A section of the Hevea brasiliensis isolate MT/VB/25A 57/8 chromosome 17, ASM3005281v1, whole genome shotgun sequence genome encodes:
- the LOC131175324 gene encoding multicopper oxidase LPR1 homolog 1-like → MKMIMKMEKSSWAVLLLIMVSCSISMAQPSPVTEATLHEIAASLQMYVDELPEMPKLFGYTTNKYGSPNPAKLTIGMYQIKWKFHRDFPATTVFAYGTSAATATVPGPTIEAIKGVPTSVTWQNFLPQSHILPWDPTVPTAIPKHGGVPTVVHLHGGVHPPTSDGHALAWFTAGFRETGPTWSQPTYTYPNVQHSGNLWYHDHAVGLTRVNLLAGLIAAYVIRDPYLDAKLNLPMGPEFDRHLMIVDRSFYKDGSLYMNYTGINPTIHPQWQPEYFGDAVIVNGKAWPYLDVKRRKYRFRIINAANARYFRFSLSNGLSFIQVGSDASYLPYPISTPTILLAPSEIADVIIDFSKASAKESVLTNDAPYPYPTGNSVDELNSKIMKFIINPKSPTTPDTSRVPPNLVEYQTASTAGAAVTRYIVMYEYQSQTGAPTHLYINGKRFEDPVTETPKSGSTEVWEVINLTGDNHPLHVHLGTIQAIKAQELVDLSTFSACMSVKNDAIACNVSKHATGKVINTPENEKTWKNTVKIEPGYQTTVVVKFNLVDNDKAKAYPFDASEEPGYVYHCHILDHEDNAMIRPLKLLP, encoded by the exons ATGAAGATGATCATGAAGATGGAGAAATCATCATGGGCAGTTCTACTCTTAATCATGGTAAGCTGTAGCATATCTATGGCACAACCTAGCCCAGTTACAGAAGCAACTCTGCATGAAATTGCTGCTTCTCTTCAAATGTACGTTGATGAACTTCCAGAGATGCCCAAGCTCTTTGGTTACACCACCAACAAATATGGATCTCCCAACCCAGCCAAACTCACTATTGGCATGTATCAGATCAAATGG aAATTTCACCGCGATTTCCCAGCCACAACTGTATTTGCTTACGGAACATCGGCTGCAACCGCCACTGTACCTGGCCCCACTATAGAGGCAATTAAAGGAGTACCTACATCTGTGACGTGGCAAAATTTTCTCCCTCAATCTCACATACTCCCGTGGGATCCAACGGTCCCAACAGCCATCCCTAAGCACGGAGGTGTCCCCACTGTTGTTCATCTCCACGGTGGGGTCCATCCACCAACATCGGACGGTCATGCTTTAGCTTGGTTCACAGCAGGATTTCGTGAGACTGGGCCTACATGGTCTCAACCAACGTATACTTACCCTAACGTGCAACACTCTGGTAATCTCTGGTACCATGATCATGCAGTTGGTCTGACACGTGTCAATCTCCTAGCTGGTTTGATCGCAGCCTATGTAATTCGTGATCCATATCTCGACGCAAAATTAAACCTCCCAATGGGCCCAGAGTTTGATCGTCATTTAATGATCGTCGATCGAAGCTTTTACAAAGATGGTTCGTTGTACATGAATTACACTGGAATCAATCCAACAATACACCCACAATGGCAACCGGAATACTTCGGTGACGCTGTTATTGTCAACGGTAAAGCTTGGCCTTATCTTGACGTCAAACGAAGAAAATACAGATTCCGCATAATCAACGCCGCCAATGCAAGATACTTCCGTTTTTCCTTATCCAACGGCTTATCTTTTATCCAAGTAGGATCAGATGCATCATACCTACCTTATCCAATCTCTACACCCACCATACTCCTAGCTCCTTCGGAGATTGCTGACGTCATCATTGATTTCTCGAAAGCATCTGCCAAAGAATCCGTTTTGACCAATGATGCTCCATACCCGTACCCGACTGGTAATTCGGTTGACGAGCTGAACAGTAAGATCATGAAGTTCATCATTAACCCTAAATCACCGACAACGCCTGATACATCACGAGTCCCACCAAATTTGGTTGAATATCAGACGGCATCAACAGCAGGAGCAGCAGTTACAAGGTACATTGTGATGTACGAGTACCAAAGTCAAACAGGAGCTCCAACCCATTTATACATAAATGGGAAAAGATTTGAAGATCCGGTAACGGAGACGCCAAAATCCGGCAGCACAGAAGTATGGGAAGTGATAAACCTGACCGGCGATAATCACCCATTACACGTCCATCTCGGTACAATTCAAGCAATTAAAGCGCAGGAGCTGGTGGATTTATCTACATTCAGTGCGTGCATGAGTGTTAAGAACGATGCAATTGCATGCAACGTGAGTAAGCACGCAACTGGGAAGGTGATTAATACGCCGGAAAACGAGAAGACTTGGAAGAACACGGTGAAGATTGAACCTGGGTACCAGACGACGGTGGTGGTTAAGTTTAATTTGGTTGACAATGACAAAGCAAAGGCGTATCCTTTTGATGCAAGTGAAGAACCAGGTTATGTATATCACTGCCAT ATTTTGGATCATGAAGATAATGCTATGATACGTCCACTGAAGCTTCTTCCTTGA